From Chryseobacterium shandongense, the proteins below share one genomic window:
- a CDS encoding Crp/Fnr family transcriptional regulator, with translation MQDSVLSSEFTSSPELVEKLYQYGVTKTYQEGDIILDENSSIRSIPIVMKGMLKVIRTEEDGREILLYYIKAGESCIMSFLGGMHNEKSIVKAEVEEDTEILFLPIDKVSLFIKEYPEWLDYIFRLYHKRFEELLDIINAIAFKKVDERLLNLLHKKSEILHSKTIVITHEQLANELGTARVVVSRLLKQLEDSGKLKLGRNKIVILED, from the coding sequence ATGCAAGATTCGGTTCTTTCCTCAGAATTTACTTCTTCGCCGGAACTGGTTGAGAAACTCTACCAATACGGAGTGACAAAAACTTATCAGGAAGGCGATATTATTCTGGATGAAAATTCGTCCATCCGCTCCATTCCGATTGTGATGAAGGGAATGCTGAAAGTCATCCGAACCGAAGAAGACGGCCGGGAAATTCTTCTCTATTACATCAAAGCGGGAGAAAGCTGTATCATGTCCTTTCTGGGCGGAATGCATAATGAAAAAAGCATCGTAAAAGCGGAAGTAGAAGAAGATACCGAAATCCTATTTCTACCCATTGACAAGGTTTCATTGTTTATCAAAGAATATCCGGAATGGCTCGATTATATCTTCAGGCTGTATCACAAACGTTTTGAAGAACTATTGGATATCATTAATGCCATTGCTTTCAAGAAAGTAGATGAAAGACTGCTGAATCTTCTCCATAAAAAATCTGAAATTCTTCATTCCAAAACCATCGTTATCACCCACGAACAGCTTGCGAATGAATTAGGAACCGCCAGAGTCGTCGTTTCCCGACTCCTGAAACAGCTCGAAGACTCCGGAAAACTCAAGCTCGGACGAAATAAAATTGTGATTTTGGAAGATTAG
- a CDS encoding sulfite exporter TauE/SafE family protein: MEIFGYLASVLIGISLGLIGGGGSILTVPVLVYLFGLDAFLATEYSLFIVGISSVVGSFSYFKKRLVNFKTALIFGVPSIIFIFLTRNYILPLIPAEVVKVSSFVVTKDILLLLIFAGLMILASYKMIQKTTDCVTETSDLQKNNTLLAAGEGSVVGILTGLVGAGGGFMIIPALVNRLKIPMKKAIGTSLVIISLNSLIGFFSSMNAVKIDWKLLTAISSIAIVGIIIGSQLSKKIDGKKLKPTFGWFILVMGIYIIIKEVLF; this comes from the coding sequence ATGGAAATTTTTGGGTATCTCGCTTCTGTTTTAATAGGAATTTCGTTAGGTTTAATCGGTGGTGGCGGCAGCATTCTTACCGTTCCTGTTTTGGTTTACCTTTTCGGATTAGATGCTTTTCTGGCGACAGAATATTCACTTTTCATTGTCGGAATCAGCAGTGTGGTCGGTTCGTTTTCATACTTCAAAAAACGACTTGTAAATTTTAAAACCGCACTTATTTTCGGAGTTCCATCCATTATTTTCATTTTCCTGACACGAAATTATATTCTACCCTTAATTCCCGCTGAAGTTGTTAAAGTCAGCAGTTTTGTGGTAACCAAAGATATTCTATTGCTTTTAATTTTTGCAGGATTAATGATTTTAGCTTCCTACAAAATGATTCAGAAAACTACAGATTGTGTTACCGAAACATCAGATTTACAGAAAAATAATACACTTTTGGCAGCAGGAGAGGGATCTGTTGTCGGAATTTTAACGGGCTTGGTCGGAGCCGGAGGCGGATTTATGATCATTCCCGCTCTTGTTAATCGTCTCAAAATCCCAATGAAAAAAGCCATCGGAACTTCGCTGGTTATCATTTCGCTTAATTCGCTCATCGGATTTTTCTCATCAATGAATGCTGTGAAAATCGATTGGAAATTATTAACGGCCATTTCATCAATTGCGATTGTCGGAATCATCATCGGTTCGCAGTTATCCAAAAAAATTGATGGAAAAAAACTCAAACCGACTTTCGGATGGTTCATTCTTGTGATGGGAATTTACATTATCATAAAAGAAGTTTTATTTTGA